One window of the Conexibacter sp. SYSU D00693 genome contains the following:
- the gatC gene encoding Asp-tRNA(Asn)/Glu-tRNA(Gln) amidotransferase subunit GatC: MIDREQVLHVARLARLELTDDEVGRMSEELTKILGHIEKLQTLDLTDVPPTSHVVEVANALRPDEVTPSLPRDVALANAPAVQDGGFLVPSPQA, from the coding sequence ATGATCGACCGCGAGCAGGTCCTGCACGTCGCCCGCCTGGCGCGCCTGGAGCTCACCGACGACGAGGTGGGCCGGATGAGCGAGGAGCTCACGAAGATCCTCGGCCACATCGAGAAGCTCCAGACGCTCGACCTGACCGACGTGCCGCCGACGAGCCACGTCGTCGAGGTCGCCAACGCGCTGCGTCCCGACGAGGTCACCCCGTCGCTGCCGCGCGACGTCGCGCTGGCCAACGCCCCGGCCGTGCAGGACGGCGGCTTCCTCGTCCCGAGCCCGCAGGCGTGA
- a CDS encoding ATP-dependent helicase, giving the protein MGPTAADDRIASLLEGLNDPQRDAVTHEEGPLLVLAGAGSGKTRVLTHRIAYLVHTGLARPGEVLAITFTNKAAGEMRERVEGLLGHSTRAMWVSTFHAACARILRAEAPRLGYTRSFTIYDAADSRRLVKRCLEEIGADVKRFTPASVQHQISDAKNKLRDAAAHRELVSGPYEEVVGEAFELYEQALLKANAMDFDDLLVRVVNVLELFPEVRARYSAAFRWVLVDEYQDTNHAQYRLLQLIAGEHGNLMVVGDDAQSVYSFRGADIRNILDFQDDFPEAKVVRLEQNYRSTQTILDAANALIRHNRDQMEKELWTDNGRGEPIRVRELDDEHAEARFVVGEVERLVDEGHSRSEIAVFYRTNAQSRVLEDQLVRREIGYQVVGGTKFYERAEVKDAIAYLTVLANPADGIAFARIVNTPRRGIGNTSLQRVLSHADAMGIPVWEAAAEPTAVPGLGTAAIKALTRFMATMQDLRSRAQEGVPVGDLLEAILHETGYLEALEAERTIEAQGRIENLAALGEAAREFDATTDPSEDRLDLFLQQLALVADADTRRDDEGLVTLMTLHNAKGLEYPTVFILGMEEGVFPHSRSVDEGTLEEERRLCYVGITRAMKDLTLSHARRRSVFGAATPGLPSRFLGELPPDLLDREGGLGAFAGSGPSGGGRPRAMSSWAAARQDAPAAGFAQGDDVVHAAFGDGVVLSVEPGGVVVVRFAKDGVERKLMADFAPLTKR; this is encoded by the coding sequence ATGGGCCCCACCGCCGCCGACGACCGCATCGCCTCGCTGCTGGAGGGGCTCAACGACCCGCAGCGCGACGCCGTCACCCACGAGGAGGGCCCGCTGCTGGTCCTCGCGGGCGCAGGCTCGGGCAAGACGCGCGTGCTCACGCACCGCATCGCCTACCTCGTGCACACCGGGCTGGCGCGGCCGGGCGAGGTCCTGGCCATCACGTTCACCAACAAGGCCGCGGGGGAGATGCGCGAGCGCGTCGAGGGGCTGCTCGGCCACTCCACGCGCGCGATGTGGGTCTCGACGTTCCACGCCGCCTGCGCGCGGATCCTGCGGGCCGAGGCGCCGCGGCTGGGCTACACCCGCTCCTTCACGATCTACGACGCGGCCGACTCCCGACGGCTGGTCAAGCGCTGCCTCGAGGAGATCGGCGCCGACGTCAAGCGCTTCACGCCGGCCAGCGTCCAGCACCAGATCTCCGACGCCAAGAACAAGCTGCGCGACGCCGCCGCCCACCGCGAGCTCGTGTCGGGCCCCTACGAGGAGGTCGTCGGCGAGGCCTTCGAGCTCTACGAGCAGGCGCTGCTGAAGGCCAACGCCATGGACTTCGACGACCTGCTCGTGCGCGTCGTCAACGTCCTCGAGCTCTTCCCCGAGGTGCGCGCCCGCTACAGCGCCGCCTTCCGCTGGGTCCTCGTCGACGAGTACCAGGACACCAACCACGCGCAGTACCGGCTGCTGCAGCTCATCGCCGGCGAGCACGGCAACCTCATGGTCGTCGGCGACGACGCGCAGTCGGTCTACTCGTTCCGCGGCGCGGACATCCGCAACATCCTCGACTTCCAGGACGACTTCCCGGAGGCGAAGGTCGTGCGCCTCGAGCAGAACTACCGCTCGACGCAGACGATCCTCGACGCGGCCAACGCGCTCATCCGCCACAACCGCGACCAGATGGAGAAGGAGCTGTGGACCGACAACGGCCGCGGCGAGCCCATCCGGGTGCGCGAGCTCGACGACGAGCACGCCGAGGCGCGGTTCGTCGTGGGCGAGGTCGAGCGGCTCGTCGACGAGGGCCACAGCCGCAGCGAGATCGCGGTCTTCTACCGCACCAACGCGCAGTCCCGGGTGCTCGAGGACCAGCTCGTGCGCCGCGAGATCGGCTACCAGGTCGTCGGCGGCACGAAGTTCTACGAGCGCGCCGAGGTCAAGGACGCGATCGCCTACCTCACCGTCCTGGCCAACCCGGCCGACGGCATCGCCTTCGCCCGGATCGTCAACACGCCGCGGCGCGGCATCGGCAACACCTCACTGCAGCGCGTGCTCAGCCACGCCGACGCGATGGGCATCCCGGTCTGGGAGGCGGCCGCGGAGCCGACGGCGGTGCCCGGCCTGGGGACCGCGGCGATCAAGGCGCTCACGCGGTTCATGGCGACGATGCAGGACCTGCGCTCGCGCGCGCAGGAGGGCGTGCCGGTGGGCGACCTGCTCGAGGCGATCCTCCACGAGACCGGCTACCTCGAGGCGCTGGAGGCCGAGCGCACGATCGAGGCGCAGGGGCGCATCGAGAACCTCGCCGCGCTCGGTGAGGCGGCGCGGGAGTTCGACGCGACGACCGACCCGTCGGAGGACCGGCTCGACCTGTTCCTCCAGCAGCTCGCGCTCGTGGCCGACGCCGACACGCGCCGCGACGACGAGGGGCTCGTGACCCTCATGACGCTCCACAACGCCAAGGGCCTCGAGTACCCGACGGTCTTCATCCTGGGGATGGAGGAGGGCGTCTTCCCGCACTCGCGCTCGGTCGACGAGGGCACGCTCGAGGAGGAGCGCCGGCTCTGCTACGTCGGCATCACCCGCGCGATGAAGGACCTCACGCTCTCGCACGCGCGCCGGCGGTCGGTCTTCGGCGCCGCGACGCCGGGGCTGCCCAGCCGCTTCCTCGGCGAGCTGCCGCCCGACCTCCTGGACCGCGAGGGCGGCCTGGGCGCCTTCGCGGGCTCGGGGCCGTCCGGCGGCGGTCGCCCGCGGGCGATGTCGAGCTGGGCCGCCGCCCGCCAGGACGCGCCGGCCGCCGGCTTCGCCCAGGGCGACGACGTCGTCCACGCCGCCTTCGGCGACGGCGTCGTGCTGTCCGTGGAGCCGGGCGGCGTCGTCGTCGTGCGCTTCGCCAAGGACGGCGTCGAGCGCAAGCTCATGGCCGACTTCGCCCCGCTGACCAAGCGCTAG
- a CDS encoding trypsin-like serine protease, giving the protein MRLLLAAAASLTLLLAPPAHAVVGGTPLDVAADAPWLVKAGPCSGTLVAPDLVVTAAHCADGTPLAQLAARPAAGGPAVPAVALTVHPSYGLAPTPHHDVAAIGLAAAPAGTAVLPVAGGPPAAATPVWVAGWGATDVAGTERKPVFGPRAADPLRGALAALDRTTCTRWYAGHKPRTPLDASMVCARDPLEPAGLGRAVAPCLGDSGGALVAPGPVLAGVFSWTHRCGDEGDPSVFTGAGAVRAVVARASRRPGSARARGAASSRGRRAARRPGATRRGARGRAAAR; this is encoded by the coding sequence GTGCGTCTTCTACTAGCGGCTGCCGCCTCCCTCACGCTCCTCCTCGCCCCGCCGGCCCACGCGGTCGTCGGCGGCACCCCGCTGGACGTGGCCGCCGACGCGCCGTGGCTCGTCAAGGCCGGCCCGTGCTCCGGCACGCTCGTCGCGCCCGACCTCGTCGTGACCGCCGCGCACTGCGCGGACGGGACGCCCCTGGCGCAGCTCGCGGCGCGGCCCGCCGCCGGCGGCCCCGCGGTCCCCGCCGTCGCCCTGACGGTCCACCCCTCCTACGGCCTCGCGCCCACGCCCCACCACGACGTCGCGGCGATCGGCCTGGCCGCCGCGCCCGCCGGCACGGCGGTCCTCCCCGTCGCGGGTGGCCCGCCCGCCGCGGCGACGCCCGTGTGGGTCGCCGGCTGGGGCGCGACGGACGTCGCGGGGACCGAGCGCAAGCCGGTCTTCGGCCCGCGCGCGGCCGACCCGCTGCGCGGCGCGCTCGCCGCGCTGGACCGCACGACGTGCACGCGCTGGTACGCGGGCCACAAGCCGCGCACCCCGCTCGACGCGTCGATGGTCTGCGCGCGCGACCCGCTCGAGCCGGCCGGTCTGGGCCGTGCGGTGGCGCCGTGCCTGGGCGACTCGGGCGGCGCGCTCGTGGCGCCCGGACCGGTGCTGGCCGGCGTCTTCTCGTGGACGCACCGCTGCGGCGACGAGGGCGACCCGTCCGTCTTCACCGGCGCGGGGGCCGTGCGGGCGGTCGTGGCGCGCGCTAGCCGCCGGCCGGGTTCGGCCCGCGCACGGGGCGCAGCTTCGTCACGGGGGCGGCGGGCGGCTCGACGTCCTGGAGCGACGCGACGCGGCGCTCGAGGTCGCGCAGCCGCGCGCTGA
- the ilvB gene encoding biosynthetic-type acetolactate synthase large subunit, translating to MRAVDAVMECLKAEGVDVVFGLPGGANIPTYDALYDAGIRHVLVRHEAGGGHAAQGYAKATGKVGVCFATSGPGATNVVTPIVDAMMDSCPTVFITGQVGTHLLGTDGFQETDVIGITMPAVKHSFMIQHPTEVPRAIHEAFHLARTGRPGPVVVDIPVDLSRADIDYEPVTDVRLPGYQPTTEGNAKQIRQAAKALASARRPVLYVGGGVINANASEELRELAASDRFPVTCTLMALGAFPAPHEQWLGMPGMHGTRTANYAMDEADLICCIGARFDDRVTGKLSEFAPRAKFIHIDIDPAEISKNVPAHIPIVGDAKKVLAKLTAEYRALETDATRLDAWWQRIRDWQSKHPLRFDDTEGTEIRPQRVIQALYEATGGEGIVATDIGQHQMWTAQHFHFSRPRTWLQSGGLGTMGFGLPAAMGAKVGKPDELVVCVTGDGSIQMNMQELSTCATEGIDVKTVILNNGYLGMVRQWQELFWEKRYSHVDLRPDTAPWPDFVKLAEAHGATGIRLEDKTTLVDDLKAAFATPGPVMVDVRVTREENVYPMIAPGAAARDMVG from the coding sequence ATGCGAGCAGTTGATGCCGTGATGGAGTGCCTGAAGGCGGAGGGTGTCGACGTCGTATTCGGCCTCCCGGGCGGGGCGAACATCCCGACCTACGACGCCCTCTACGACGCTGGGATCCGCCACGTCCTCGTCCGCCACGAGGCCGGCGGCGGCCACGCCGCGCAGGGCTACGCCAAGGCGACCGGCAAGGTCGGCGTGTGCTTCGCCACGTCGGGTCCGGGCGCCACGAACGTCGTCACGCCGATCGTCGACGCGATGATGGACTCGTGCCCGACGGTGTTCATCACCGGCCAGGTCGGCACGCACCTGCTCGGCACCGACGGCTTCCAGGAGACCGACGTCATCGGCATCACGATGCCGGCCGTCAAGCACTCCTTCATGATCCAGCACCCGACCGAGGTGCCCCGCGCGATCCACGAGGCCTTCCACCTCGCGCGCACGGGCCGCCCCGGGCCGGTCGTGGTGGACATCCCGGTCGACCTCTCACGGGCCGACATCGACTACGAGCCGGTCACCGACGTGCGGCTGCCCGGCTACCAGCCCACGACCGAGGGCAACGCCAAGCAGATCCGCCAGGCCGCCAAGGCGCTGGCGTCGGCGCGGCGTCCCGTGCTCTACGTCGGCGGCGGCGTCATCAACGCCAACGCCTCCGAGGAGCTGCGCGAGCTGGCGGCGTCGGACCGCTTCCCCGTGACCTGCACGCTCATGGCGCTGGGCGCGTTCCCGGCCCCGCACGAGCAGTGGCTGGGCATGCCCGGCATGCACGGCACGCGCACGGCGAACTACGCCATGGACGAGGCCGACCTCATCTGCTGCATCGGCGCCCGGTTCGACGACCGCGTGACCGGCAAGCTCAGCGAGTTCGCCCCGCGCGCGAAGTTCATCCACATCGACATCGACCCGGCCGAGATCTCCAAGAACGTGCCGGCGCACATCCCGATCGTGGGCGACGCCAAGAAGGTCCTGGCGAAGCTCACGGCCGAGTACCGCGCCCTGGAGACCGACGCGACGCGGCTCGACGCCTGGTGGCAGCGCATCCGCGACTGGCAGTCCAAGCACCCGCTGCGCTTCGACGACACCGAGGGCACCGAGATCCGCCCGCAGCGCGTCATCCAGGCGCTCTACGAGGCGACCGGCGGCGAGGGCATCGTCGCCACCGACATCGGCCAGCACCAGATGTGGACGGCCCAGCACTTCCACTTCTCGCGGCCGCGCACGTGGCTGCAGAGCGGTGGCCTGGGGACGATGGGCTTCGGCCTGCCGGCCGCGATGGGCGCCAAGGTCGGCAAGCCCGACGAGCTCGTGGTCTGCGTGACCGGCGACGGCTCCATCCAGATGAACATGCAGGAGCTGTCGACCTGCGCCACCGAGGGGATCGACGTCAAGACCGTCATCCTCAACAACGGCTACCTGGGCATGGTCCGCCAGTGGCAGGAGCTCTTCTGGGAGAAGCGCTACTCCCACGTGGACCTGCGGCCCGACACCGCCCCGTGGCCGGACTTCGTCAAGCTCGCCGAGGCCCACGGCGCGACCGGCATCCGCCTCGAGGACAAGACGACGCTCGTCGACGACCTCAAGGCGGCGTTCGCGACGCCCGGCCCCGTCATGGTCGACGTCCGCGTGACGCGCGAGGAGAACGTGTACCCGATGATCGCGCCCGGCGCCGCCGCCCGCGACATGGTGGGCTAG
- the folD gene encoding bifunctional methylenetetrahydrofolate dehydrogenase/methenyltetrahydrofolate cyclohydrolase FolD, with product MAAQIIDGKALAARTRAAVAEEVQAFVDRHGRRPGLATVLVGDDPASAVYVGGKQKACAEVGIQGFDHRLPGDAPREEVVALLDRLNEDPDVSGILCQLPVPDHLDGVELTNRIDARKDVDGLTVASAGRLALGMEGLRPCTPEGVMLLLAEAGAELRGAEAVVIGRSNLFGKPMAQLLLAANATVTVCHSRTRDLREVCRRADVLIAAVGVAHLVKGDWVKPGAVVIDVGMNRLETGLTGDVDFAAASEAASAITPVPGGVGPMTIACLLRNTLRAAELQLEEVAA from the coding sequence ATGGCGGCCCAGATCATCGACGGCAAGGCCCTCGCGGCACGCACCCGAGCCGCGGTCGCGGAGGAGGTGCAGGCGTTCGTGGACCGCCACGGCCGCCGCCCCGGCCTGGCCACCGTCCTCGTCGGCGACGACCCCGCCAGCGCGGTGTACGTCGGCGGCAAGCAGAAGGCCTGCGCCGAGGTCGGCATCCAGGGCTTCGACCACCGCCTGCCGGGCGACGCGCCGCGCGAGGAGGTCGTCGCGCTGCTCGACCGCCTCAACGAGGACCCCGACGTCAGCGGCATCCTCTGCCAGCTGCCGGTCCCGGACCACCTCGACGGCGTCGAGCTCACCAACCGCATCGACGCGCGCAAGGACGTCGACGGCCTGACGGTCGCGAGCGCCGGCCGCCTGGCGCTGGGGATGGAGGGGCTGCGGCCGTGCACGCCCGAGGGCGTGATGCTCCTGCTCGCCGAGGCGGGCGCCGAGCTCCGGGGCGCCGAGGCCGTCGTCATCGGCCGGTCCAACCTCTTCGGCAAGCCGATGGCCCAGCTGCTGCTGGCGGCCAACGCGACGGTCACCGTCTGCCACTCGCGAACGCGCGACCTGCGCGAGGTCTGCCGGCGCGCCGACGTCCTCATCGCGGCGGTCGGCGTCGCGCACCTCGTGAAGGGCGACTGGGTCAAGCCGGGCGCCGTCGTGATCGACGTGGGCATGAACCGGCTCGAGACCGGGCTCACCGGGGACGTGGACTTCGCTGCGGCGTCCGAGGCCGCGTCGGCCATCACCCCCGTCCCCGGCGGCGTGGGCCCGATGACGATCGCCTGCCTGCTGCGCAACACGCTGCGCGCGGCCGAGCTCCAGCTCGAGGAGGTCGCGGCCTGA
- the gatB gene encoding Asp-tRNA(Asn)/Glu-tRNA(Gln) amidotransferase subunit GatB, which produces MSTATQVEYEPVIGLEIHVQLSTRTKMFCGCELTFGEPPNTRTCPVCLGLPGTLPVVNAEAIHAGLLIGMALGCELAPRSIFHRKNYFYADLPKGYQISQYDEPLCGPGRLGDVRIHRVHLEEDAAKLIHSGGSGRIHGSEASVVDFNRGGTPLVEIVTEPDVRSAEQAGDWLRLLRATVKRLGISDVNMEEGSLRCDANISIRPKGSRELGTKTELKNMNSFRFIERGIRAEVARQEALLRDGGEVVQETLHFDPVSGSITSLRSKEQAHDYRYFPEPDLVPIAITQEMLDRARAALPELPAERAARLEAAGLSAESAHYLAFRTELADFFEAALAADGAEPQPLANWVANELVPRVGEDDPQSGRIEPAALATLVGMVTRREVTQQAARQVLDKLAAEGGDPKAIVEAEGLGAVGGADELAPIVAAALEANPDVAEKLRGGDMKPVGVIVGFVMKQTKGRADGKEVTRLVREQLGL; this is translated from the coding sequence GTGAGCACCGCGACCCAGGTCGAGTACGAGCCCGTCATCGGGCTGGAGATCCACGTCCAGCTCTCGACCCGCACGAAGATGTTCTGCGGGTGCGAGCTGACGTTCGGCGAGCCGCCCAACACGCGGACCTGCCCGGTGTGCCTCGGGCTGCCCGGGACGCTGCCGGTGGTCAACGCCGAGGCGATCCACGCCGGGCTGCTCATCGGCATGGCGCTCGGGTGCGAGCTGGCGCCGCGGTCGATCTTCCACCGCAAGAACTACTTCTACGCCGACCTGCCCAAGGGCTACCAGATCTCCCAGTACGACGAGCCTCTCTGCGGGCCCGGGCGCCTGGGCGACGTGCGCATCCACCGCGTCCACCTCGAGGAGGACGCGGCGAAGCTCATCCACTCGGGCGGCAGCGGGCGCATCCACGGCTCCGAGGCGTCGGTCGTCGACTTCAACCGCGGCGGCACGCCGCTGGTGGAGATCGTCACCGAGCCCGACGTGCGCAGCGCCGAGCAGGCCGGCGACTGGCTGCGCCTGCTGCGCGCGACGGTCAAGCGCCTCGGGATCTCCGACGTGAACATGGAGGAGGGGTCGCTGCGCTGCGACGCCAACATCTCCATCCGTCCCAAGGGCTCGCGCGAGCTCGGCACGAAGACCGAGCTCAAGAACATGAACTCCTTCCGGTTCATCGAGCGCGGCATCCGCGCCGAGGTGGCCCGGCAGGAGGCGCTGCTGCGCGACGGCGGCGAGGTCGTCCAGGAGACGCTGCACTTCGACCCGGTGTCGGGCTCGATCACGTCGCTGCGCTCCAAGGAGCAGGCGCACGACTACCGCTACTTCCCCGAGCCCGACCTCGTCCCGATCGCCATCACCCAGGAGATGCTCGACCGCGCCAGGGCGGCGCTGCCCGAGCTGCCCGCCGAGCGCGCCGCGCGCCTGGAGGCCGCCGGCCTGAGCGCCGAGAGCGCCCACTACCTGGCCTTCCGCACCGAGCTGGCGGACTTCTTCGAGGCCGCCCTGGCTGCGGATGGCGCCGAGCCCCAGCCCCTGGCCAACTGGGTGGCCAACGAGCTCGTGCCGCGCGTGGGCGAGGACGACCCGCAGTCGGGCCGGATCGAGCCCGCCGCGCTCGCCACGCTCGTGGGCATGGTCACCCGCCGCGAGGTCACCCAGCAGGCCGCCCGCCAGGTCCTCGACAAGCTCGCGGCCGAGGGCGGCGACCCCAAGGCGATCGTCGAGGCCGAGGGCCTGGGCGCCGTCGGCGGCGCCGACGAGCTCGCGCCGATCGTGGCGGCCGCGCTCGAGGCCAACCCCGACGTCGCGGAGAAGCTGCGCGGCGGCGACATGAAGCCGGTCGGCGTCATCGTCGGGTTCGTCATGAAGCAGACGAAGGGCCGCGCGGACGGCAAGGAGGTCACCCGCCTCGTGCGCGAGCAGCTCGGGCTCTAG
- a CDS encoding queuosine salvage family protein gives MPGLLDEVRASCAAIAADARSVRIAPEALERLVVSEDVPAPTLDPERHFLEGSELEVATYLLVLDAVNFGSGWFPTLRKRALPDGSTVSGYFTVAWALADRWRAHGSWTNDELRAMRTEEVADVLGQRRDHELMSLYAQALRELGRFLGDHTALDLVTVARGSAERLAEAVVEHMALWDDRGFFKRAQILAHDLAIAGLASFTDLDRLTIFADNLVPHVLRVEGALVLDPELEARIDREELLPPGREERELRACALHACELVSARTGVAPRVLDVWLWNRGQAQAVKARPRHRTRCVFY, from the coding sequence GTGCCCGGCCTGCTCGACGAGGTGCGCGCGTCCTGCGCGGCCATCGCTGCGGACGCGCGCTCGGTGCGCATCGCGCCCGAGGCGCTCGAGCGCCTCGTGGTCAGCGAGGACGTCCCGGCCCCCACGCTGGACCCCGAGCGCCACTTCCTCGAGGGCTCCGAGCTCGAGGTCGCGACCTACCTCCTGGTCCTCGACGCGGTGAACTTCGGCTCGGGCTGGTTCCCGACGCTGCGCAAGCGCGCGCTGCCCGACGGCTCGACGGTCTCCGGCTACTTCACGGTCGCCTGGGCGCTGGCCGACCGCTGGCGCGCCCACGGCTCCTGGACCAACGACGAGCTGCGCGCGATGCGCACCGAGGAGGTCGCCGACGTCCTGGGCCAGCGGCGTGACCACGAGCTCATGAGCCTCTACGCGCAGGCGCTGCGCGAGCTGGGGCGCTTCCTCGGCGACCACACCGCGCTGGACCTCGTGACCGTCGCGCGCGGGAGCGCCGAGCGGCTCGCGGAGGCCGTGGTCGAGCACATGGCGCTGTGGGACGACCGCGGCTTCTTCAAGCGCGCGCAGATCCTCGCCCACGACCTGGCGATCGCCGGCCTCGCCTCGTTCACCGACCTCGACCGGCTCACGATCTTCGCCGACAACCTCGTCCCCCACGTCCTGCGGGTGGAGGGCGCCCTCGTCCTCGACCCCGAGCTCGAGGCCCGGATCGACCGCGAGGAGCTCCTGCCCCCCGGCCGCGAGGAGCGCGAGCTGCGGGCGTGCGCCCTGCACGCCTGCGAGCTCGTCAGCGCCCGGACCGGGGTCGCTCCCCGCGTGCTCGACGTCTGGCTGTGGAACCGCGGCCAGGCTCAAGCGGTCAAGGCGCGGCCCCGACACCGGACGAGGTGCGTCTTCTACTAG
- the ilvN gene encoding acetolactate synthase small subunit, producing the protein MALVGDPGTKELLSLEELEASGSLRTGRKHVLSILVEDKPGVLTRIAGLFARRGFNIDTLTVGPTDDDRISRITLTLDGALHPIDQVTKQLHKLINVLKIRDLEPAETVARELAMFKVAVDGQQRAEVLQICEIFRGKVVDVGKRSLIMEITGTTDKIDAFDRMVRPFGLVEMMRTGEIAISRGRAET; encoded by the coding sequence GTGGCGCTCGTGGGCGATCCCGGCACCAAGGAGCTGCTGAGCCTCGAGGAGCTCGAGGCCTCCGGCTCGCTGCGCACCGGCCGCAAGCACGTCCTCTCCATCCTGGTGGAGGACAAGCCCGGCGTCCTGACCCGCATCGCGGGGCTGTTCGCCCGGCGCGGCTTCAACATCGACACGCTGACGGTCGGACCGACCGACGACGACCGCATCTCGCGGATCACCCTGACCCTCGACGGGGCCCTGCACCCGATCGACCAGGTCACCAAGCAGCTGCACAAGCTGATCAACGTCCTGAAGATCCGCGACCTCGAGCCGGCCGAGACGGTCGCGCGCGAGCTCGCGATGTTCAAGGTCGCGGTCGACGGCCAGCAGCGCGCCGAGGTCCTGCAGATCTGCGAGATCTTCCGCGGCAAGGTCGTCGACGTCGGCAAGCGCTCGCTGATCATGGAGATCACGGGCACGACCGACAAGATCGACGCGTTCGACCGGATGGTCCGGCCGTTCGGGCTGGTCGAGATGATGCGCACCGGCGAGATCGCGATCTCGCGCGGGCGCGCCGAGACGTAG
- the gatA gene encoding Asp-tRNA(Asn)/Glu-tRNA(Gln) amidotransferase subunit GatA, with product MRQLTAKQAADAVAAGDLDARELFEAYRGAAAADELNAYVWVADQAPAELHQDGPLGGVPLGVKDLFCTEGVPSQAGSKILEDYRPPYTATVVDRLTRAGAPLLAKTNQDEFAMGSSNENSAYGAVLNPWDRGRVPGGSSGGSAAAVADGTAPWALGTDTGGSIRQPAALCGIVGLKPTYGTVSRYGMIAFASSLDQAGPLTRDVTDAALLYRHMVGDDPRDSTSLQHPDEIALPSAQRLDGITLGVPEELTGEGIEDGVFARFEETLQLAEGLGATIKRVPLPHADYGLSAYYVLAPAECSSNLARFDGVRYGMRDKEAKDLLTMYTRTRHDGFGAEVKRRVMLGTYALSSGYYDAYYASAQKVRTLIAQDFRQAFEQVDFVVTPTSPTVAFGLGELTSDPLAMYLNDYFTVPMSLAGIPAVSIPCGTSDGLPVGFQLAAPAFGENRLLDASFALEQTIGFDGAPWRRAQ from the coding sequence GTGAGGCAGCTCACGGCCAAGCAGGCCGCCGACGCCGTGGCCGCGGGCGACCTCGACGCGCGCGAGCTGTTCGAGGCCTACCGCGGCGCCGCCGCGGCCGACGAGCTCAACGCGTACGTCTGGGTCGCCGACCAGGCGCCGGCCGAGCTGCACCAGGACGGCCCGCTGGGCGGCGTCCCGCTCGGCGTCAAGGACCTCTTCTGCACCGAGGGCGTGCCGTCGCAGGCCGGCTCGAAGATCCTCGAGGACTACCGCCCGCCCTACACGGCGACCGTCGTCGACCGGCTGACCAGGGCCGGCGCGCCGCTGCTGGCCAAGACCAACCAGGACGAGTTCGCCATGGGCTCGTCCAACGAGAACTCGGCCTACGGCGCCGTCCTCAACCCGTGGGACCGCGGCCGCGTCCCGGGCGGCTCGAGCGGCGGCAGCGCCGCGGCGGTCGCCGACGGCACCGCGCCCTGGGCGCTGGGGACCGACACCGGCGGCTCGATCCGCCAGCCCGCCGCGCTGTGCGGGATCGTCGGGCTCAAGCCGACCTACGGGACGGTCTCGCGCTACGGGATGATCGCCTTCGCCTCGTCGCTGGACCAGGCGGGCCCGCTCACGCGCGACGTCACCGACGCCGCGCTGCTGTACCGCCACATGGTCGGCGACGACCCGCGCGACTCGACCTCGCTGCAGCACCCCGACGAGATCGCCCTGCCCAGCGCGCAGCGCCTCGACGGCATCACGCTCGGCGTCCCCGAGGAGCTCACCGGCGAGGGCATCGAGGACGGCGTCTTCGCCCGCTTCGAGGAGACGCTGCAGCTGGCCGAGGGGCTCGGCGCCACGATCAAGCGCGTGCCGCTGCCCCACGCCGACTACGGCCTGAGCGCCTACTACGTGCTCGCCCCGGCGGAGTGCTCGTCGAACCTCGCGCGCTTCGACGGCGTGCGCTACGGCATGCGCGACAAGGAGGCCAAGGACCTCCTGACGATGTACACGCGCACCCGCCACGACGGCTTCGGCGCGGAGGTCAAGCGCCGCGTGATGCTCGGCACCTACGCGCTGAGCTCGGGCTACTACGACGCGTACTACGCCTCGGCCCAGAAGGTCCGCACGCTCATCGCGCAGGACTTCCGCCAGGCCTTCGAGCAGGTCGACTTCGTCGTCACCCCGACGTCGCCGACCGTCGCCTTCGGCCTCGGCGAGCTGACCAGCGACCCGCTGGCGATGTACCTCAACGACTACTTCACCGTCCCGATGTCCCTGGCCGGCATCCCGGCCGTGTCGATCCCCTGCGGGACGAGCGACGGCCTGCCGGTGGGCTTCCAGCTCGCCGCGCCGGCCTTCGGCGAGAACCGGCTGCTCGACGCGTCCTTCGCCCTCGAGCAGACCATCGGCTTCGACGGCGCCCCGTGGAGGCGAGCGCAGTGA